One genomic region from Mangifera indica cultivar Alphonso chromosome 17, CATAS_Mindica_2.1, whole genome shotgun sequence encodes:
- the LOC123200025 gene encoding 30S ribosomal protein S16-2, chloroplastic/mitochondrial-like → MVVRIRLARFGCKNKPFYRVMAADSRSPRDGKHLEVLGYYNPLPGQDGGKRMGLNFERVKYWLSVGAQPSDPVQRILFRAGLLPPPPMVAMGHKGGPRDTRPIDSMTGRILNSEKPFIADQSKSDSNDSTEGAASP, encoded by the exons ATGGTGGTGAGGATTCGATTGGCGAGATTCGGATGCAAGAACAAGCCATTTTATCGTGTCATGGCTGCTGATAGCAGATCCCCCAGAGATGGCAAGCATCTCGAAGTATTAGGATACTATAATCCTTTACCAG GTCAAGATGGTGGCAAAAGGATGGGCCTTAATTTTGAAAGAGTGAA GTATTGGTTATCGGTTGGTGCTCAGCCTTCAGATCCTGTCCAACGCATTCTTTTCAGGGCAGGGTTACTGCCTCCACCACCTATGGTGGCAATGGGGCATAAAGGTGGACCTCGTGACACACGTCCTATTGATTCTATGACAGGGCGTATCTTGAATTCTGAGAAGCCATTCATTGCTGACCAATCAAAAAGTGATTCAAATGATAGTACAGAAGGAGCAGCTTCCCCATGA
- the LOC123201128 gene encoding heat shock factor protein HSF30-like, whose amino-acid sequence MVVSCVSGGGGDDGGEALSSFSSTKLIVEFENVTVKEEPTVAPNRNNTFSSSKIPEDDGDEKTVKEEEEDDDLADGVYEDINGGDIDSNGSSFSSTSSESLPKPIEGLNEVGPPPFLRKIYDIVEDEETDPVVSWGANRCSFIVWDSHGFSENLLPKYFKHKNFSSFIRQLNTYGFRKIHSHRWEFANEKFQRGKKHLLKSIKRRSRACIDLTKSGLEAELESLRDDQSTMRLEILKLRQQQEDSQNQITAVEERIRCAECKQQQMLSFFAKVSKYPKFVRQLIRKRKQQREFDGGEISKRRRLLAAQEAENFPESVICRNQAQEKLASMQSELTDMKNTPFPGAMDGENELCSHMEDLKGNLMGETSDEDASLVYRLLVGGLLGDNSVLENMAAEELAVNDTQIFHELEDLIEKPCGWPRYVTELVELEMKCMHGSA is encoded by the exons ATGGTGGTGTCTTGCGTTAGCGGTGGCGGCGGCGATGATGGTGGAGAGGCTTTGTCGTCATTTTCTTCTACTAAACTGATAGTTGAATTCGAAAATGTTACGGTAAAAGAAGAGCCAACGGTAGCGCCCAACCGTAATAACACTTTCTCGTCTTCTAAAATTCCGGAAGATGATGGAGATGAAAAGACGGTgaaagaagaggaggaagatGATGACTTGGCAGACGGCGTTTATGAGGATATTAACGGCGGTGATATTGATTCAAATGGCTCTTCGTTTTCTTCGACTTCATCGGAGAGTTTGCCAAAGCCAATAGAAGGGCTGAATGAGGTAGGCCCTCCGCCGTTTTTAAGGAAGATATATGATATTGTCGAGGATGAGGAGACCGACCCGGTTGTTTCCTGGGGGGCGAATCGTTGTAGCTTTATTGTCTGGGACTCGCATGGCTTCTCTGAAAATCTTCTTCCAAAGTATTTCAAACACAAGAATTTCTCGAGCTTCATTCGCCAGTTAAACACTTAT GGGTTTAGGAAGATTCATTCACATAGATGGGAATTCGCCAATGAAAAGTTTCAGAGAGGGAAGAAGCATTTACTTAAAAGCATCAAAAGAAGAAGTAGAGCTTGTATTGATTTGACCAAATCTGGGTTGGAAGCTGAGCTTGAGAGTTTGAGGGATGATCAGAGTACAATGAGATTGGAAATTTTGAAGCTGAGGCAACAACAAGAGGATTCACAGAATCAAATTACTGCTGTTGAAGAACGTATTCGATGTGCAGAGTGTAAGCAGCAACAGATGTTGAGTTTCTTTGCAAAAGTATCCAAATACCCCAAATTTGTTCGACAATTAATTCGGAAGAGAAAGCAGCAAAGAGAGTTTGATGGAGGAGAAATTAGTAAGAGAAGGAGATTGCTTGCAGCCCAAGAGGCTGAAAACTTTCCTGAAAGTGTCATTTGTAGAAATCAAGCTCAGGAAAAATTGGCTTCAATGCAGTCTGAGCTCACTGATATGAAAAATACTCCATTCCCAGGTGCTATGGATGGTGAAAATGAATTGTGCAGTCATATGGAGGATCTAAAGGGCAATTTGATGGGTGAAACAAGCGATGAAGATGCATCATTGGTATACCGCTTGTTGGTAGGAGGCCTACTTGGGGACAATTCAGTTCTTGAAAACATGGCTGCTGAAGAACTGGCTGTTAATGACACTCAAATATTTCATGAGTTggaagatttgatagagaagccATGTGGGTGGCCTAGATATGTAACTGAGCTAGTGGAGCTGGAGATGAAGTGCATGCATGGCTCTGCATAG
- the LOC123201129 gene encoding uncharacterized protein LOC123201129 produces the protein MADSAQSFQEKYAKALNIFETAKEKIGAVLHTEGELENGKGSHGMLDGIDENTPVSDVKAPNIFERAKEELEALVETIHQKIDSQTNEKGDQSTKAGPNPEKSDSLSEKNAEAQGTHGMLNGIDENTPLSDVKAPNIFERAKEEIEALVETIHQKIDSQTNEKRDQSTRAGLNPEKDSLSEKEAKAPALIERAMEEIEALIHHEKSPSHHHKETHGRSDDINENTPINEVKAPNVFQRAKEEVEALVETIHPKKESTNFTSSSGKEGGFWSSIGRFLEKACCPLAPKGD, from the exons ATGGCAGACTCAGCACAATCTTTCCAAG aaaaatatgcaaaagcgctcaatatatttgaaactgcaaaagaaaaaattggagCAGTTTTACATACTGAAGGAGAACTTGAAAATGGCAAAGGAAGTCATGGTATGCTAGATGGCATTGATGAGAACACCCCTGTAAGTGATGTCAAAGCGcctaatatatttgaaagagcCAAGGAGGAGCTTGAGGCTCTTGTTGAAACAATCCATCAGAAGATTGACTCTCAAACTAATGAAAAAGg AGACCAATCTACAAAGGCAGGGCCGAACCCAGAGAAATCAGATTCTTTGTCAG AAAAAAATGCAGAAGCACAAGGAACTCATGGCATGCTAAATGGCATTGATGAGAACACCCCGTTAAGTGATGTCAAAGCGcctaatatatttgaaagagcaaAGGAGGAGATTGAGGCTCTTGTTGAAACAATTCACCAGAAGATAGACTCTCAAACAAATGAGAAAAG AGACCAATCCACAAGGGCAGGGTTAAACCCAGAGAAAGATTCTTTGTCAG AGAAAGAGGCCAAGGCCCCAGCTTTGATTGAAAGAGCAATGGAAGAAATTGAAGCCCTGATTCACCATGAAAAATCACCATCTCATCATCATAAAGAAACACATGGAAGGAGTGATGACATCAATGAGAACACACCCATCAACGAAGTTAAAGCACCAAATGTATTTCAACGAGCAAAGGAAGAGGTTGAAGCACTTGTTGAAACAATCCATCCCAAGAAAGAATCAACCAACTTTACCTCCTCATCTGGGAAGGAAGGAGGATTCTGGTCTTCCATTGGAAGGTTTTTGGAAAAAGCATGCTGTCCTTTGGCTCCAAAGGGAGATTAA